The Planctomycetota bacterium genome has a window encoding:
- the hisD gene encoding histidinol dehydrogenase codes for MNLPIHVYDAADSRKAVTALIERLRRQVAGEGDLAETVASIMEDVRTEGDHAVVRYMRKWTNPDFTIDMIRVTPDEMDNAARSLEAPVREALAEAIAHVRQYQQHVKPIDPPMIDIDGAQVGLRFTPIERVGLHVPGGKAAYPSSVIMLAVPAQVAGVPQLSVVSPPPTGGGDISPLVLGVCHMLGLERVYRIGGAQAIAALTYGTQSVEPVDFIAGPGNAYTQQAKRQMFGQIGIDGFFGPSEIVVLADDSANPDYIAADLLAQAEHDPGCCFLVSTSRAIIDRVVEAIELQLPSRRRREAIVKALREWSAAIVVPDESAAYELVDTFAAEHVTLAVADPQAVLAKLRHGGAFFLGDTTPVASGDYYAGPSHCLPTGTTARYNSGLSVYTFLKRSSVERYPAAPSARAIEHIATLAEAEGLDAHAESLRIRKPM; via the coding sequence ATGAACTTGCCGATTCACGTTTACGACGCCGCCGATTCCCGCAAGGCGGTGACCGCGCTGATCGAGCGCCTGCGCCGGCAGGTCGCCGGCGAAGGCGACTTGGCGGAAACGGTCGCGTCGATTATGGAGGATGTCCGCACCGAAGGCGATCATGCCGTCGTGCGCTACATGCGCAAGTGGACCAATCCCGACTTCACGATCGACATGATCCGCGTGACGCCCGACGAGATGGACAATGCGGCGCGCTCGCTCGAGGCGCCGGTGCGTGAGGCGCTGGCCGAAGCGATCGCCCATGTGCGGCAATATCAGCAGCACGTCAAGCCGATCGACCCGCCGATGATTGACATCGACGGCGCTCAAGTCGGCCTGCGATTTACGCCCATCGAGCGCGTCGGGCTGCACGTCCCCGGCGGAAAGGCGGCGTATCCGTCGAGCGTGATCATGCTCGCCGTCCCCGCACAAGTCGCCGGCGTGCCGCAGCTTTCGGTCGTCAGCCCCCCGCCGACCGGCGGCGGCGACATCTCCCCGCTCGTGCTGGGCGTCTGTCACATGCTCGGCCTCGAGCGCGTTTACCGCATCGGCGGCGCACAGGCCATCGCCGCGCTGACCTATGGCACGCAGTCCGTCGAACCCGTCGACTTCATCGCCGGCCCCGGCAACGCCTACACGCAGCAGGCCAAACGTCAGATGTTCGGACAGATCGGGATCGACGGATTCTTCGGTCCCAGCGAGATTGTCGTCCTCGCCGATGACTCGGCCAACCCCGACTACATCGCCGCCGACCTGCTCGCGCAGGCGGAACACGACCCGGGCTGCTGCTTCCTTGTCTCCACGAGCCGGGCGATCATCGACCGCGTCGTCGAAGCGATCGAATTGCAATTGCCCTCCCGCCGCCGGCGTGAAGCGATCGTCAAAGCATTGCGCGAATGGTCCGCGGCGATCGTCGTGCCGGATGAATCGGCTGCGTATGAACTCGTTGACACCTTCGCCGCCGAGCATGTGACGCTCGCCGTCGCCGACCCGCAAGCGGTGCTGGCGAAGCTGCGTCACGGCGGCGCGTTCTTCCTCGGCGACACGACGCCCGTCGCCAGCGGCGACTACTACGCCGGCCCTTCGCACTGCCTGCCGACCGGCACGACCGCCCGCTACAACTCGGGTCTGAGCGTCTACACCTTCCTCAAGCGCTCCAGCGTCGAGCGCTATCCCGCCGCCCCGTCCGCCCGGGCGATCGAGCACATCGCGACCCTCGCCGAAGCAGAAGGCCTCGACGCACACGCCGAGTCCCTCCGCATACGCAAACCGATGTGA